The Crassostrea angulata isolate pt1a10 chromosome 1, ASM2561291v2, whole genome shotgun sequence nucleotide sequence ACGAGCCTTGGCAGGATCATGTTATCTTATGCTCAGGCCAAAAACACAAATGTCTGACGTGTGGAGTTCGCTTTAAGAAGAACAGCTATCTTCTGAAACACATGAAGAGACACGCTCAACCAGCTACAGTAACGCCACCAGCGAAAAAACAGAAGTTAAGTCCCTCTCAGTCTTTAGAGAAAGCCCCAGAAAGGATCGAATCCACACTCACTACACCAGGTTTAGAAGAGGATGACAGCCCGAGTGAATGGGAAACGCAAGACCCTGGCAACCTAGAAGAAGTTCTATTGGGATCGTGTAGTGGGACAGATGAAGAGGAAGAGTCAATGGCAAAAGATGAAGACAATGATctagaaatcggaagaatagtGAGGAAGAAAACTCAACCTGTCTTGTTCACTGGTCGCAGATCCGAAGAAACCAATCGAGATCAAAAAGTTCGTAACGAAAGTAGCAATCTGGAGCCATCTACAAGGGATGTAGCCGTGCAAACAGAACCAATTTTGTATGTACACTCCACGAAGAAAGTAACAACCAAGTGGGAGAATGGAGTGAAAGTAAAGGTGATTGAGAAGAAAAAGAGCCTGAACATGGTGTAGAGACACTCTGTTTGTTGTAAGAAAATGGTAGATAACCATTTCTTGTTGTGgaaaactttttgtttaaaaatattgttaaaaataatctacgatcattgtaaataagaaaaattgtaCACACtgcttgtttgtttttattcctGGATTCAAGCGAGGACGCTTGAGAAGGAGGCGTGGGTAATGTAACATAAATGGTAAATGAAAATGGGTGATGAGTACCGAGAGACACTCTGAAGTCGCAAACGCCCGATTCTTTGATTGTTCCGAGTATCTCAGATCACGTGATCAAAGGGTATAAATACGAGATGCCGTGAGTCAGCAGTCAGTCGCAGTGTAGACGCTGAAGTGAATACTTCAAGGTAAGCTTATTGTTCGTAAGTCAATATTGCTCAGCGATTTGCAGAACAATAATACTGGCGTAAAGAAGCAACTTGTCTTCGTGAGCGTTGCTTAGATTCAGCGAGTTGACATTTGTTATCAGTTACGAGGGTGCTTCGTGGGGTTGCTTTGAAGTGACCGACAGAAGCGACAGGTTGTTTGAAGCGACCGATATAAGCGACGGGTCGCTTGAAGTGACTGATAGAAGCGACGGGGTGTGTCGGAGCGACGCATAGAGTGCGGCTAGGGCCcatacattcaaatatttataattaagtgagttttgaatcaataaaCGCTAGGCAAGCGATaaggaaaattattatatatcttaaactattatcataaaaatcaaacaccTCAGCAAGGTATCTGAGGGGACCCATTATAAATATTAGCGTGTTAAGGCAGACACGTTACACCGTTAACTAAGAATTGTAATATTGGTTACCCAAAtacagtagaaatattttgtagatCTAAGAAGGGTTGTAGTGACATGTACAATCTCTTGATATCAAAGAAAAGAACTTAtccaaaatcagaaaaaaatggaTGTCAGAAATCAAATTAACTCAAAAACAATGGAGGAAAATTTATAGTCTGCCCTTTAAGTGCACAaaggattcaaaattactgTGGCTTCAATACCAACTATTACATAGGATCTTGccaatcaattatcatttacatAGAGTAGGGATAGTAAATTCTCCACTGTGTTACTTCTGTCAACAGACCCCTGAGACAATAGAACATATATTTGTTGACTGTTATTTAGTGAAAGAAATTTGGATTGATTTGGAGAAATGGATGACAGATATCTTTGATTAAcaaacaaattttgacaaatattCAATCCTTTTTGGAAAATTTGATCATAG carries:
- the LOC128158307 gene encoding uncharacterized protein LOC128158307; the protein is MANTKLTKAKQHEGCPFCDKPVNEPWQDHVILCSGQKHKCLTCGVRFKKNSYLLKHMKRHAQPATVTPPAKKQKLSPSQSLEKAPERIESTLTTPGLEEDDSPSEWETQDPGNLEEVLLGSCSGTDEEEESMAKDEDNDLEIGRIVRKKTQPVLFTGRRSEETNRDQKVRNESSNLEPSTRDVAVQTEPILYVHSTKKVTTKWENGVKVKVIEKKKSLNMV